In Vanrija pseudolonga chromosome 4, complete sequence, a single window of DNA contains:
- the trpB2 gene encoding Tryptophan synthase beta chain 2 gives MTNAPITLGPMPDANGYFGEYGGSFIPPNLSAAMADISKAYDEITKREDFQAELHSLFANYVGRPSPIFHAKRLSDKLGGAQIHLKREDLNHTGAHKINHCLGEALLAKFMNKKKVIAETGAGQHGVALATACALVGIPCEIHMGQVDIEKEHPNTTKIRILGATLVPVTRGQATLKEAVDNAFEEYLKNPEDYFYAIGSIVGPDPFPRMVRDFQSIVGKEAREQFQDTHGKLPDIVAACVGGGSNAIGLFTAFLNDASVKIVGVEPAGKSLDVVGQHAATLTKGKPGVIHGMRCYVLEDSEGVPSAVHSIASGLDYPGIGPQHSYLKDAGRVTYETASDKETLDAFMELSHVEGIIPALESAHAVAWAIRTAPTLPKDTHILINLSGRGDKDADYVAKLLNI, from the exons ATGACCAACGCGCCCATCACCCTCGGCCCCATGCCGGACGCCAACGGATACTTTGGCGAGTATGGCGGCTCGTTCATCCCGCCCAACCTGTCTGCCGCGATGGCCGACATCTCCAAGGCGTACGACGAGATCACCAAGCGCGAGGACttccaggccgagctgcacaGCTTGTTTGCCAACTACGTCggccgcccgtcgcccaTCTTCCACGCGAAGCGGCTCagcgacaagctcggcggcgcgcagatccacctcaagcgcgaggacCTGAACCACACCGGCGCGCACAAGATCAACCACTgtctcggcgaggcgctgctcgccaagtTCATgaacaagaagaaggtcATCGCTGAGACTGGCGCCGggcagcacggcgtcgcgctcgctaCGGCGtgtgcgctcgtcggcatcccGTGTGAGATCCACATGGGACAGGTGGACATTgagaag GAGCACCCCAACACCACCAAGATCCGCATCCTCGGTGCGACCCTCGTCCCCGTCACCCGCGGCCAGGCGAcgctcaaggaggccgtcgacaacgCGTTCGAGGAGTACCTCAAGAACCCCGAGGACTACTTTTACGCCATTGGCTCGATTGTCGGCCCCGACCCCTTCCCCAG GATGGTGCGCGACTTCCAGTCCATCGTCGGCaaggaggcgcgcgagcagtTCCAGGACACGCACGGCAAGCTGCCCGACATTGTCGCTGcgtgcgtcggcggcggctcgaaCGCCATCGGCCTCTTCACCGCGTTCCTCAACGACGCGAGCGTCAAgattgtcggcgtcgagccggccggcaagtcgctcgacgtggtcggccagcacgccgccacgctGACAAAGGGCAAGCCGGGCGTCATCCACGGCATGCGGTGCTACGTGCTCGAGGACTCTGAGGGGGTTCCGTCCGCCGTGCACTCGATCGCGTCCGGCCTCGACTACCCCGGCATCGGGCCGCAGCACTCGTACCTCAAGGACGCGGGCCGCGTGACCTACGAGACGGCGAGCGACAaggagacgctcgacgcgttcatGGAGCTGTCGCATGTCGAGGGCATCATTCCTGCCTTGGAgagcgcgcacgccgtcgcttGGGCTatccgcaccgcgccgaccctGCCCAAGGACACGCATATTCTCATCAACCTgagtggccgtggtg acaaggacgccgactacgtcgccaagctcctcaaCATCTAA